The genome window CATGGCGCCGAGCTGGAAGGCCAGGCGCGACACCATGCCGCCGGCGTCGGGCACGTCGTTCTCGGTGGAACTGATGGCGATGCCGGTATGCACGCCCAGGGCCGCGCGCACCGGCAGGTTCGTCGATTCGTCGCCCCATTGCCGCGACCAGATGCTGTCGTGGCAAAGCAGCGCCGCCGTCACGGCACGCCGCGCGGCGTCTTCCTGCGCGAAGGGATAGCCGAAGTAGCCCAGCAGGCCGCTGGGCATGCGCACCACGTGCGCGCCGGCGGCCCGCAGCGTGGGCTCGCAACAAGCCATCAGCTGGTGCTGGACCTCGGCGATGTCCTCGGGTTCGCCGGTCACCTCGAACTCGCACGACAGCACGGTCAACTGGCGCCGCTCCCCCAGCGGCGCCTGCCGACGCGTGCCGGCCTCGCGGCCCGCGGCGGGCGTCTCCAGCAACGCGGCCACGGCGGCATCCGGGGCAGCGCCCAGTTCCATGTCGAGCAGGTGGCGATAGCGCTGGAATTCCCGTCTTGCCCGGTCCAACTGGCCGGCCTTTACCAGCAGGCGCAGCATCTGGTGCCAGGCCGCGTCGTCCAGCGGCGCCACGGCCACCCATTGCTCGGCGCATTCGATGCCGGCCTGCAGGTTCCCTTCCCGCTCGTGGCTTTCGACCAGCATCCCCAAGGCCTGGAGATAGCGCTGGTGATACTGTTCGCGGCGCATCTGCACCCAATTGCCGAAATCGGGCGCGTCGTCCAGCTCCAGTCCCTGGAGGAACTCGCCGCGATACAGCGCCACCGCATGGGCGATGCGTTCAGCATCGATGATCGCGCCCATGGCCAGGGCGCGCTGTTCGCTGTCCAGGACGGACGTGAAGGCCCCCACGTCGGTCCACAGCCCGGCCTCTGCCCGCAGCCGCAGCACGTCGCGGCTGCTTTCGATGGCATCGGGCTTGAGCGCGTCTTTCAGCAGGAACAGCATGCGCCGCAGATTCTCCCGGCCGGCCTGCACGCTGGCGTCGGGCCACAGCAGGAAGGCAAGCGCCTCGCGCGTATGGAAGCCACCCTCCAGCGCCAGGTACGCCAGCAACGCTCTTGCCTTGTTGTAACGAATGGAAAGCGGTCCATCCGCGCTTTCCATGGCCAAGGGCCCCAACAGGTACAAAGAGAGCGAAGATCGCATAGCTTCTGGGATGCCGCGCAATAGAAATCCGAAGGGAATCGCATCGTGGGAAGAAGGCCCGCCAGGGGCTTCCCAGCTGGCCGCCGCCCCGGCTTGCGGCTCATGCGTGACGCGCCAGGCTGGTGCCGAGCATGCCGGAGTTTTTTTCCTGGTTCTTTACACCACTTTAAAGTGATTTAAATACATCATTTATAGACCGCTTTCCAGGGGCTATCGTTCCGTAAATCTTTTCCAATTGAAAAGAATGTCACAATCATGCGAGTTTGGCATGTGCAACATGTTTCAGTCGGTTTTGCGACCACAAAGGAAAGATCGGACGACCCGCCGGGAACGAGGGAAGTCCCCGCTTCCGGCGGGCATGGCCCGTCAGTGCGCGCGCCGGGCCTTGGCGGCGATCAGCGCGGCGAAGAAGGCCGCCAGGCAGAACGCAAGAAACGCGCCCAGATAGGGCCCCTGCCGCAGGCCCGCGTCCAGCATGACGCCGAAGGCGAGCGGCGCCAGCGCCGAGCCCGTGTCCATGCCGGAATAGACCAGTCCGTAGACCGACCCCGTGGCGCCGCGCGGCGTGACGCGGCGTACCAGCATGTCGCGGGACGGGCCCGCGACGCCCGCGCACAACCCCGCCAGGGCCACGCAGGGCACGGCCGCCGCCGCCGGCAGCCAGCCCATGGCCAGCAGGGCCAGCAGCGCGCCGGCCGCCACGAAGGACATGCCGACGATGCGCTCGCTGTGGGGGCCGCTGGAAACCAGGAAGCCGCCCAGCACCATGCCGCAGGCGCCGGCCACCATGTAGCCGGACAGCGCCGTGCTGGCGGTCACGCTGGAGATGCCGTAGATGGATCCCAGGATCGGAATGGTGTAATTCTGGACCGCCGAGATCGCCACGGACGAGAACATGAAGAACAGGAAGGCGCCCCAGACCACGGGATTGACCAGCAGCGCGCCCAGCGAGGTGCCGGCCGCGGCCGCTTCCAGGCGGCGGCCGCGGGCCGGCCGGCGCGCCGCCTCCACCGCCAGCAGGCGCCGGCCCACCACCGTCATGGTCAGGATGACCGCTACCAGGAGGCCCGCGCCGAAGGCGGCCACGCGCCAGTTGAACAGGTGGGTAAGCGTCGTGATGAATATGGGCGTGGTGGCCCAGCCCAGGTTGCCGGTGATGCCGTGCGCGCTGAAGGCATGCCCCAGGCGGGGGTTGCTGACGCGGCGGTTGAGGATGGAGAAATCGACGGGGTGGAAGACCGAGTTGCCGATGCCGGCCACCACGGCCCCCGCCATCAGCCAGCCATAGTTGCTGGCCAGGCCCAGCAGCAGGCCCGCCACGACGAAGCAGGCCAGCCCGAACCACAGGACGGGACGCGCGCCCGCCCGGTCCACCACGAAGCCGGAACTGGCCTGGCCCACGCCCGAGATCGCATAGAACACCGCGACCAGGACCCCCAGTTCGGCGAACCCCAGTCCGAACTCCGTCGCCAGCGGCGCGAACAGCGAAGGAATCACCAGTTGGAAAAAATGGGAACTGGCATGGGCGATTCCCACCAATCCGATGACCTTCCAGTCGAGCCTGCGCCGGGCGAACTTCATCCCGGGGGCGGCCAATGCTTGCTGCACGTCGTCTCCTGCTTCTTGCACTGCGGCCTGCGCCGCGAATCCTGCCCCTGCCGGCGCCCTAAGTCGATCGCCGGATGACCGGCCAGGCCCGCTGCAGGTAATACATCATCGACCACACCGTCAGCACGGCGGCGATCTCTATCAGCCGCGATCCCCACCACAGCAGGTCGATACCCAATACGCGCCCGCCATACAGCAGGCACGGGATGGCCGTCATTTGCGCCGCGGTCTTGAACTTGCCCAGCCAGTGCACGGCGACGCTGGTGCTGGCGCCGATCTTGGCCATCCACTCGCGCAGGGCCGAAATGGTGATCTCGCGGCCGATGATGACCAGCGCGATCATGGCGTCGACCCGCCCCAGGTTCAGCAGCACGAGCAGCGCCGCGCTGACCATGAGCTTATCGGCCACGGGGTCCAGGAAGGCGCCGAACGAGGAAGTCTGGTTCAGCCGCCGCGCCAGCCAGCCGTCCAGCCAGTCCGTCAGCGCGGCGAAGATGAACATGCCCGTGGCCACCGCATCGCGCAC of Pigmentiphaga sp. H8 contains these proteins:
- the pgsA gene encoding CDP-diacylglycerol--glycerol-3-phosphate 3-phosphatidyltransferase, translated to MPLNLPIILTWVRIAMIPLVVSVYYVPEHVLPTAVRDAVATGMFIFAALTDWLDGWLARRLNQTSSFGAFLDPVADKLMVSAALLVLLNLGRVDAMIALVIIGREITISALREWMAKIGASTSVAVHWLGKFKTAAQMTAIPCLLYGGRVLGIDLLWWGSRLIEIAAVLTVWSMMYYLQRAWPVIRRST
- a CDS encoding MFS transporter, coding for MKFARRRLDWKVIGLVGIAHASSHFFQLVIPSLFAPLATEFGLGFAELGVLVAVFYAISGVGQASSGFVVDRAGARPVLWFGLACFVVAGLLLGLASNYGWLMAGAVVAGIGNSVFHPVDFSILNRRVSNPRLGHAFSAHGITGNLGWATTPIFITTLTHLFNWRVAAFGAGLLVAVILTMTVVGRRLLAVEAARRPARGRRLEAAAAGTSLGALLVNPVVWGAFLFFMFSSVAISAVQNYTIPILGSIYGISSVTASTALSGYMVAGACGMVLGGFLVSSGPHSERIVGMSFVAAGALLALLAMGWLPAAAAVPCVALAGLCAGVAGPSRDMLVRRVTPRGATGSVYGLVYSGMDTGSALAPLAFGVMLDAGLRQGPYLGAFLAFCLAAFFAALIAAKARRAH